One segment of Zhihengliuella halotolerans DNA contains the following:
- a CDS encoding Gfo/Idh/MocA family protein yields the protein MLAVCHVMRYSDYTARLKEVIDSGAIGQIASVEHLEPIGWWHFAHSYVRGNWRRESESSSMLMAKSCHDIDWLSYVVDRPVEKVSSFGGLMHFRPENKPADAGDRCVDCPLQQTCAYSATKIYRGFLESGGWEQWPLAVLDSDVSAESINRALEVGPYGECVYNGQNDVADHQVVNLQYAGGVTASFTVTAFTDLAFRKTRIFGSGGWIEGDGRMLHVQEFATGRKYSIDSAAVGGASAADGHGGADDGLVDAFLRAVTTGDESHLLSGPQQSLETHRVVWLAEESRRTEGTVVRDIPSDPLKPAVL from the coding sequence ATGCTGGCGGTCTGCCATGTGATGCGCTACAGCGACTACACGGCGCGGCTGAAAGAGGTCATCGATAGCGGCGCGATCGGCCAGATCGCGTCCGTTGAGCACCTAGAGCCGATCGGGTGGTGGCATTTCGCGCATTCCTACGTGCGCGGCAATTGGCGCCGCGAGTCCGAATCCTCATCGATGCTCATGGCAAAGTCCTGCCACGATATCGATTGGCTCAGCTATGTCGTCGACCGCCCGGTAGAGAAGGTGTCTTCTTTCGGCGGGCTGATGCATTTCCGTCCCGAGAACAAGCCGGCGGACGCCGGTGATCGGTGCGTGGACTGTCCGCTGCAGCAAACGTGCGCCTACTCGGCAACGAAGATCTATCGCGGATTCTTGGAGAGCGGCGGGTGGGAACAGTGGCCGCTGGCGGTACTCGACTCGGATGTTTCCGCGGAGTCCATCAACCGTGCGCTGGAGGTCGGGCCGTACGGCGAATGCGTCTACAACGGTCAGAACGACGTCGCCGACCATCAGGTGGTCAATCTCCAATACGCAGGTGGCGTCACTGCCTCGTTCACCGTCACGGCGTTCACCGATCTTGCGTTTCGCAAGACCCGCATCTTCGGCTCCGGCGGCTGGATCGAGGGTGACGGACGGATGTTGCATGTCCAAGAGTTCGCAACCGGCCGCAAGTACTCGATCGATTCAGCTGCGGTAGGTGGCGCCAGCGCGGCGGACGGCCATGGAGGCGCGGATGACGGCTTGGTGGATGCCTTTCTTCGCGCCGTTACCACGGGCGACGAATCCCACCTGCTCTCCGGGCCGCAGCAGAGCCTGGAGACGCACCGCGTGGTGTGGCTGGCTGAGGAATCGAGGCGCACGGAGGGCACGGTTGTCCGTGACATCCCGAGCGACCCACTGAAGCCCGCAGTGTTGTAA
- a CDS encoding carbohydrate ABC transporter permease: MNQKVSQLMSAAFLLLAAASVIVPFLALVSAALQPATTLSPRLEWPSDPQWGNFAEAWTSAGFGTLIASSAFIAVVVVPISIVLATLAGYAMGTMRMKGKTGLFVLFIAGLTLPFEAIVIPLYFSMRDIGLIDTQWAVILPLMGAFMPFGIFWMRTHFESVPQEIIEASQLDGAGRFRTLIQILLPGATPAVTTYGLLTFMWAWNQFLLALILIRDPSKRTAPSGLGTFVQQYGENIPLLAAGTIIVIAPVVALYLVFQRKFVAGLVQGALK; the protein is encoded by the coding sequence ATGAATCAGAAGGTTTCTCAGCTGATGTCAGCTGCGTTCCTCCTGCTGGCCGCAGCAAGTGTGATCGTGCCCTTTCTGGCGCTCGTTTCCGCGGCGCTGCAGCCCGCCACAACGCTCTCACCGCGGCTCGAATGGCCGAGTGACCCGCAGTGGGGCAACTTCGCCGAAGCTTGGACGTCGGCCGGATTCGGGACGCTGATCGCATCGAGTGCGTTCATCGCTGTTGTTGTCGTGCCGATCTCGATCGTTCTGGCGACGCTCGCCGGCTATGCGATGGGCACCATGCGCATGAAGGGGAAGACGGGTTTGTTCGTCCTTTTCATCGCTGGCTTGACGTTGCCATTCGAGGCGATCGTCATACCGCTGTACTTCTCGATGCGGGACATCGGGCTGATCGACACTCAATGGGCCGTCATTCTCCCGCTGATGGGTGCGTTCATGCCGTTCGGGATCTTCTGGATGCGAACGCACTTCGAGTCCGTTCCGCAGGAGATCATCGAGGCCTCACAGCTTGACGGGGCCGGCCGGTTTCGGACGCTGATCCAGATCCTCCTCCCCGGGGCAACGCCCGCCGTGACAACGTACGGGCTCTTGACCTTCATGTGGGCGTGGAATCAGTTCCTGCTGGCGTTGATCCTCATTCGCGATCCGAGCAAGCGGACGGCGCCATCAGGGCTGGGTACCTTCGTGCAGCAGTACGGGGAGAACATCCCGTTGCTGGCGGCGGGAACGATCATCGTGATCGCACCGGTGGTCGCGCTGTATCTGGTCTTTCAACGCAAATTCGTCGCCGGACTGGTTCAGGGGGCGCTGAAATGA
- a CDS encoding carbohydrate ABC transporter permease, giving the protein MFARAPRGTSGSREQKKRDFVPYLYVLPALVAYSLFILVPWAQSIWTSFWHWDGIGAATWAGLENYVAVFSNDDLSIALRNGLGFIIFYSVIPVVLGALLAAVIAARPRRGTGLVRTVLFLPQILPLVAVGVIWRYLYSADGPINQTLSAIGLGGAARAWLGDFVWAYPAVGAVGTWVSTGLCVLLLLSGIQKIDPSLYEAAKLDRCGPVGLFMHVTLPGIRKEVVVALTVTLIAALASFDIVYVTTGGGPGLQTIVPGVLIYRLVFTSNEVGLACALATVLSAIILVFVALIGRLGREQT; this is encoded by the coding sequence TTGTTCGCCCGCGCACCCCGGGGCACGTCGGGGAGCCGGGAGCAGAAAAAGCGGGACTTCGTTCCCTACCTGTACGTCCTCCCGGCCCTCGTCGCCTACTCCCTCTTCATCCTCGTTCCCTGGGCGCAGAGCATTTGGACGTCGTTCTGGCACTGGGACGGCATCGGTGCCGCCACGTGGGCCGGGCTGGAGAACTATGTGGCGGTCTTCTCGAATGATGACTTGTCCATCGCGCTGCGGAACGGTCTGGGGTTTATCATTTTCTATTCGGTGATTCCCGTGGTGCTCGGCGCGTTGCTCGCGGCAGTGATCGCCGCCCGGCCCCGGCGCGGAACCGGGTTAGTCCGGACCGTGCTCTTCCTGCCGCAGATCCTGCCCCTCGTCGCTGTCGGCGTCATCTGGCGCTACCTCTACAGTGCGGACGGGCCGATCAATCAGACCCTCTCGGCGATCGGGCTAGGGGGAGCGGCCCGCGCGTGGCTCGGGGATTTCGTCTGGGCCTACCCGGCTGTCGGAGCCGTCGGGACCTGGGTGTCAACCGGTCTGTGCGTGCTGCTGCTTCTCTCCGGGATCCAAAAGATCGACCCCTCGCTGTATGAAGCGGCGAAGCTCGATCGCTGCGGCCCGGTCGGCTTGTTCATGCACGTCACGCTTCCCGGCATACGCAAGGAAGTCGTCGTTGCCCTGACGGTCACGCTCATTGCGGCCCTAGCCAGCTTCGACATCGTCTACGTCACCACCGGCGGTGGCCCCGGGCTGCAGACCATCGTGCCCGGAGTCCTGATCTATCGCCTGGTCTTCACCTCGAACGAAGTCGGCCTCGCCTGCGCCCTCGCCACGGTCTTGAGCGCGATCATCCTCGTCTTCGTGGCCCTTATCGGCCGGCTCGGAAGGGAGCAGACATGA